Below is a genomic region from Jatrophihabitans sp..
CAGAGCAGGGCGATCAGCGCCCCCAGCAGCACGCTGCTCAGGACTATCAGGCTGCGGTTGGGCGTCCGCCGGTCCAGGTCACGGTCGGCCTGCGTTCCCTCGGCTGCGGACCTCACTGCGGGGTCGGTACTGACCATCTCGGTGCCTCTCGGGTCGTCAGAGATCGAATGTGGTGGAAAAGAATTCACTCGAAGCGCCGCATCGCGGCGACGAGCTCGCCCGGCACCGGCACCGGCACCAGGCCGTCCGGGCCACGGGACATGCAGGCCACCGTCTGCTCGCCGCGGGCGATGTCGACGGCTGCGCTGCGGTAGCGAAAGCACATTCGCGCCCGGCTCGAGACGATGCCCCCGGGGCTCATCTCGATCACCACCTCGTCGCCGGCGTAGCACTCCTCGAAGTAGTCCATCGCGCAGCTGACGGTGACCAGCACCAGCGTGCCTGTGAGGATGTCCTGGCTGACCTTGGGCGCGTGCTCGAACAGAAAGCTCTCGCGGCACTGCCCCTGCCACTCCAGGTAGTGGGAGAAGTAGACGTTTCCCACCACGTTCGTCTCGGCGAACGTGACCCGGTGCCGGTAGCTGTAGGCCGTCACACCCGGGGCGCC
It encodes:
- a CDS encoding acyl-CoA thioesterase codes for the protein MTAGSHGAPGVTAYSYRHRVTFAETNVVGNVYFSHYLEWQGQCRESFLFEHAPKVSQDILTGTLVLVTVSCAMDYFEECYAGDEVVIEMSPGGIVSSRARMCFRYRSAAVDIARGEQTVACMSRGPDGLVPVPVPGELVAAMRRFE